CCACAGTTAGTGTGTCGATGTTTGGCCCGCAAGGCATTGAGTCTGCTGGTGTGGGCTGATCCTGCAGGGGAGAAAGGATAATAAAACGCCCGCCAACCGGTAGAGAGGAAGCGAATGCGTCCTGCTGCGCCTTTAAGTATGGTGCACGAGGACGGATGAGCTGCAGAATGCGAGGTGATTTCACAACTTTGCTCCTTCGGTGGCTGCGAGAACGCGGCATATCCATTCACGTAGCTTTTTGCCCTGTTGATTCCAAGTGTGATTCTGGAGAACGCGTTCGCGGGCCTTCGTGGCCCTTTTTTGACGTACTAGTGGCTCTGTGGCGAATTCGAGGA
This genomic stretch from Verrucomicrobiaceae bacterium harbors:
- a CDS encoding glycosyltransferase — encoded protein: MICLDYGGPSVFVDDTCGWKVSAQTPAEAVEGLAAAILEFATEPLVRQKRATKARERVLQNHTWNQQGKKLREWICRVLAATEGAKL